In Haliscomenobacter hydrossis DSM 1100, the DNA window TCAGTTTGGCGCAGATCGAGGTCTTTGGTGAAATAGGAAAAATAATGCCCTGTAGCCACATTGGCGTACGGATCGATGTAAACTGTTCCATTGAGGGTGAGAATGGCGGCATGCAACATCCCTGCACCCAGGTCAAAACGTACACTCAAGGCTTGGTCATCCAGACTGCGGCCGCTGTAACTCTTGATTCCAGGGTATTTGGCCGACAGTTTTGGCATCATCACCGGGGATTCCTCGACGGAGAAGCGGGCCATTTTCCCATTGGGCAAAGGCAGCGAAATCACAGTCGATGGAGCTTTGCTGCCTTCCATGGGGGCTTGACGCAGCACCTGCTTCAGATTATCCAGATTGAGGCTAAGGGTACGGTATTTGTTGGTCGGCAGGCCTACTTCGGCCAACTGAGGCAATTGAATGGACGAGGCTTCTATATCCTGCCAGTAAGACTGGCTCGATTGAGCCAACAGTATACCACTCCACAAAAACAGGCTCAATAGAGCGAAAAAATATTTCATACTCAATTCGGTTTAAGACGTCTTTGACGATAATTGACGTAAAAATACGTGCTTAGTCGAATTGTGGTACGGAGGTTTGTGTTTTTCGTCGGGAAAAGTACGGTTATTCCTCTTCGCTGCCCATTTGATTGTCTGCCCGCAAGCGTCCGAACAGTTCATCAATGCGGAACATTTCATCCAAAGTATCGTCCAGATAAAAGTCAACATCCGGAATACGGCGCACCAGTTTGCGCAAGCGGTAGCCCAACGCTTGTTTAAGACGGTTTTTTTCCTCGGCCATTTCCAGCAATACCTCTTGTTTGTGCTCGGTATTGTAGATGCTGAGGTAAATTTTGGCCAGACTAAGGTCAGGCGTAACTTTTACATTGGTCACCGTAACCAAGGGGGTGGCTCCGTAGATATTGGTACCCTCATCCTGCAACACCATACTGAAATTCCGCTTCACCAATTCTGCAACCTGCTTCTGTTTGATCGTTTCCATCCCTTTGTTTGGTTTTTATGGAGTTTATGTTTTATTAATAAATCAACTACAAATTTTAGCACAAAAATCAACAAAAAGAATGCAAATTTCGCAATTCGTGTTTAATTTGCAAATTCCTTTTGCAATAGTAAAGCTCACAGCAACAAATATGCTGGAAAATATTCTGGATAGTCCAATCGAGTACCTCAAAGGGGTTGGCCCCAAAAAAGGCGAATTACTGCGCAAAGAGCTGGGTGTAGCTACTTTCGGAGATTTGCTCTTTGCCTATCCGAGCCGTTACATCGACAAAACCCAGTTTCACCACATTGCCGACCTGACCGAAGACAGCGGATCCGTACAACTCAAAGGGGTGTTGCGGCGCTTTAGTACCGAAGGAGAAGGGCGCAAGACCCGCCTGGTTGGACAATTCCGCGATGAAAGTGGCGCCATTTCCCTGGTTTGGTTTACAGGTATTTCCTGGCTGCAAAAACAATTGATCATTGGCCAAGAGTACGTGATTTACGGAAGAGTCAATGCTTTCAAAGACGCTTATTCCATTCCTCATCCGGAAATGGAAGTGGTGTCCACCGAAAACACCCAAACGGCAACTGCTTTCGCTCCGGTATACCCCAGCACGGAAAAACTCAATGCACAAGGACTGGATGCCAAAAGCCGGCGGCGATTGATTAAGCTTTTATTGGAAAAAATTGAGCCTGCCCAATTGCCAGAGACATTACCCGCATATGTGGTCAAAAAGTTCCATTTCCCCAGTCGATTTGAATCAATTTTGCTGATTCATTTTCCCCGTACCGAGGATGAACTCAAAGCCAGTACCAATCGATTGAAATTTGAAGAGCTTTTTTTCCTGCAATTGCGCTTGTTGCAAATCAAACGCCGCCGCAAGGACGAGGTGAAAGGGTATGTTTTTGAAAAAATCGGTGATTTTTTTAATAATTTTTACCAAAACAAACTGCCTTTCGAACTCACCAATGCCCAAAAACGGGTGCTTAAAGAAATTCGCCGCGACTTCGGACTAGGCATTCAAATGAATCGCCTCGTCCAAGGAGATGTCGGCAGCGGCAAAACCATGGTGGCATTGCTGGCCATGCTCATGGCGCTGGACAATGGTTTTCAAACCTGCATGATGGCGCCTACCGAAATTTTAGCCCAACAACACTTTATTTCCATCAGCAATTATTTGCAAGATTCTCCGGTCGAAGTCGCCTTTTTATCGGGTAGCATCAAGGGGAAAGCACGTAAACATATCCTGGAGCGCTTGGCCGCTGGCGAAATCCACATCCTCATTGGCACCCACGCACTCATTGAAGATTGGGTGGTGTTCAAAAACCTGGGCCTAGCCATCACCGACGAACAGCACCGTTTCGGGGTGGCGCAACGGGCTGCGCTTTGGAAAAAAAACAAACCTTTCCCACCGCATGTGCTGGTCATGACAGCTACGCCCATTCCCCGCACCCTGGCCATGACCTTGTACGGCGACCTGGACATTTCGGTGATCGATGAACTGCCGCCGGGGCGAAAAGACATCGTTACCTTGCACCGCACCGAAAATCACCGCTTGCGGGTCATTGGGTTCATGCGAGAGCAAATCGCCCTGGGGCGTCAGGTGTACATCGTGTACCCGATGATTGAAGAGTCGGAAAAAATGGATTTGCAAAACCTGATGTCGGGTTACGAAGCCATTTCGCGGGAATTTCCTACGCCGGAGTTCCAAATCAGCATTTTACACGGCAAGATGAAAGCCGCCGACAAGGATTTTGAAATGCAGCGCTTTGTACGTGGAGAGACCCAAATCATGGTGGCCACTACAGTCATTGAAGTAGGGGTAAACGTACCCAATGCCTCGGTGATGGTGATTGAAAATACCGAACGTTTTGGGCTTTCACAGCTGCACCAGTTGCGCGGCCGTGTGGGTCGCGGTGCTGAACAATCGTACTGCCTGCTCATGTCAAGCTTCAAACTGAGCAAGGACAGTAAAGAGCGCATCCAAACCATGGTGCGCACTAACAATGGTTTTGAAATTGCCGAAGCGGATTTGAAACTGCGTGGCCCCGGCGACCTTGAAGGCACCCAACAAAGTGGCATCGTCAATCTTCGTTTGGCGGATTTGGCCAAAGATGGCAAAATCCTAGCGGCG includes these proteins:
- the rbfA gene encoding 30S ribosome-binding factor RbfA, which produces METIKQKQVAELVKRNFSMVLQDEGTNIYGATPLVTVTNVKVTPDLSLAKIYLSIYNTEHKQEVLLEMAEEKNRLKQALGYRLRKLVRRIPDVDFYLDDTLDEMFRIDELFGRLRADNQMGSEEE
- the recG gene encoding ATP-dependent DNA helicase RecG, producing the protein MLENILDSPIEYLKGVGPKKGELLRKELGVATFGDLLFAYPSRYIDKTQFHHIADLTEDSGSVQLKGVLRRFSTEGEGRKTRLVGQFRDESGAISLVWFTGISWLQKQLIIGQEYVIYGRVNAFKDAYSIPHPEMEVVSTENTQTATAFAPVYPSTEKLNAQGLDAKSRRRLIKLLLEKIEPAQLPETLPAYVVKKFHFPSRFESILLIHFPRTEDELKASTNRLKFEELFFLQLRLLQIKRRRKDEVKGYVFEKIGDFFNNFYQNKLPFELTNAQKRVLKEIRRDFGLGIQMNRLVQGDVGSGKTMVALLAMLMALDNGFQTCMMAPTEILAQQHFISISNYLQDSPVEVAFLSGSIKGKARKHILERLAAGEIHILIGTHALIEDWVVFKNLGLAITDEQHRFGVAQRAALWKKNKPFPPHVLVMTATPIPRTLAMTLYGDLDISVIDELPPGRKDIVTLHRTENHRLRVIGFMREQIALGRQVYIVYPMIEESEKMDLQNLMSGYEAISREFPTPEFQISILHGKMKAADKDFEMQRFVRGETQIMVATTVIEVGVNVPNASVMVIENTERFGLSQLHQLRGRVGRGAEQSYCLLMSSFKLSKDSKERIQTMVRTNNGFEIAEADLKLRGPGDLEGTQQSGIVNLRLADLAKDGKILAAAREVAARILDDDPYLKRPEHEVLAVQLAKEGKVKKAWSRIS